The following proteins come from a genomic window of Alosa sapidissima isolate fAloSap1 chromosome 20, fAloSap1.pri, whole genome shotgun sequence:
- the lin7c gene encoding LOW QUALITY PROTEIN: protein lin-7 homolog C (The sequence of the model RefSeq protein was modified relative to this genomic sequence to represent the inferred CDS: inserted 1 base in 1 codon), whose translation MASLGEPVRLERDINRAIELLDKLQRTGEVPPQKLQALQRVLQSEFCNAVREVYEHVYETVDINSSPEVRASATAKATVAAFAASXGHSHPRVVELPKTEEGLGFNIMGGKEQNSPIYISRIIPGGIADRHGGLKRGDQLLSVNGVNVCIPAESARTAL comes from the exons ATATTAACCGAGCCATTGAACTACTGGACAAGCTTCAGAGAACCGGAGAGGTTCCCCCGCAGAAACTCCAGGCACTCCAGAGGGTTCTACAGAGCGAGTTCTGCAATGCCGTCCGTGAG gTGTATGAGCATGTGTATGAGACAGTGGACATCAACAGCAGCCCAGAGGTGCGAGCCAGCGCTACTGCCAAG GCGACGGTAGCGGCGTTTGCGGCCA GAGGCCACTCTCACCCGCGTGTAGTGGAGCTGCCCAAGACTGAGGAAGGCCTGGGCTTCAACATCATGGGAGGCAAGGAGCAGAACTCCCCAATCTACATCTCCCGCATCATCCCCGGCGGCATCGCCGACCGCCACGGCGGGCTCAAGAGAGGGGACCAGCTGCTCTCCGTCAACGGAGTG AATGTGTGCATCCCGGCAGAAAGTGCTAGAACTGCTCTGTAA